From the genome of Labrus bergylta chromosome 4, fLabBer1.1, whole genome shotgun sequence, one region includes:
- the LOC109989891 gene encoding integrin beta-1 isoform X2: MDFRLLLVATLSAVLDGSWAQQEGSICIKANAQSCGECIQVAETCGWCTDEKFLTTGESKSARCDDLESLKKRNCAVTKIENPRGSININKNKPVTNRNKDVTEKLKPEQITQIQPQKLTLTLRSGEAQTFDLKFKRAEDYPIDLYYLMDLSFSMKDDLENVKNLGTDLMREMQEITSDFRIGFGSFVEKTVMPYISTTPARLINPCTGNQNCTSPFSYKNVLKLTDKGDEFNRLVSQQQISGNLDSPEGGFDALMQVAVCEEQIGWRNVTRLLVFSTDAGFHFAGDGKLGGIVLPNDGRCHLENNIYTMSHYYDYPSIAHLVQKLSDHNIQTIFAVTEEFQPVYKELKNLIPKSAVGTLSSNSSNVIKLIIDAYNSLSSEVILENGRLPEGVSITYKSICKNGVEGTGDKGRQCHNISIGDEVTFKISIESQKCPALGKSETIKIKPLGFTEEVEVVLNFICDCDCAKEGEPQSEQCHEGNGTFECGACKCNEGRIGRLCECSKDEVRTEDLDANCRKDNGTDICSNNGDCVCGTCECKKRDNPAEIYSGKYCECDNFNCDRSNNKLCGGHGRCDCRKCICDANYTGSACDCSLETSTCLAKNGQICNGRGNCECGVCKCSNPKFQGPTCEICPTCPGVCAEHKDCVQCRAFVDGDKKETCKRDCSYFDLFKVKDRSNLPQPTDQSFPLTHCKERDANDCWFYYTYAIRNDTKEVYVVEELECPAGPDIIPIVAGVVAGIVLIGLALLLIWKLLMIIHDRREFAKFEKEKMNAKWDTGENPIYKSAVTTVVNPKYEGK, from the exons AAATTCCTCACCACCGGTGAGTCCAAGTCGGCTCGCTGTGACGATCTGGAGTCCCTAAAGAAGAGAAACTGCGCCGTGACCAAAATTGAGAACCCGCGTGGAAgcatcaacatcaacaaaaacaaacccgtCACCAACCGCAACAAGGACGTGACAGAGAAACTGAAGCCTGAGCAGATCACTCAGATCCAGCCGCAGAAACTCACCCTGACACTCAGATCTG GTGAGGCGCAGACTTTTGACCTGAAGTTCAAGCGAGCTGAGGATTACCCCATCGACCTGTACTACCTTATGGacctctccttctccatgaaAGATGATTTGGAAAACGTGAAGAACCTCGGCACTGACCTCATGAGGGAGATGCAGGAGATCACCTCCGATTTCAGGATTG GTTTCGGCTCATTTGTGGAAAAGACCGTCATGCCCTACATCAGCACCACGCCTGCCAGGCTCATCAACCCCTGCACGGGGAACCAGAACTGCACCAGCCCATTCAGCTACAAGAACGTCCTGAAGCTGACGGACAAAGGGGACGAGTTTAACCGTTTGGTCAGTCAGCAGCAGATCTCAGGAAACCTGGACTCTCCAGAGGGGGGCTTCGACGCCCTCATGCAGGTGGCAGTCTGTGAG GAACAAATCGGCTGGAGGAATGTGACTCGTCTGCTGGTGTTCTCCACCGATGCTGGTTTCCACTTTGCTGGTGACGGCAAACTGGGCGGCATCGTCCTGCCAAACGATGGGAGGTGTCACCTGGAGAACAACATCTACACCATGAGCCACTACTAT GACTACCCCTCCATCGCCCATCTGGTTCAGAAACTGAGTGACCACAACATCCAGACCATCTTTGCTGTCACAGAGGAATTCCAGCCTGTTTACAAG GAGTTGAAAAATCTTATTCCAAAATCAGCTGTGGGAACGCTGTCGTCCAACTCCAGCAACGTCATCAAACTCATTATTGATGCTTACAAT TCTTTGTCGTCGGAGGTCATTCTGGAAAACGGCCGGCTGCCTGAGGGAGTTTCCATCACCTACAAGTCAATCTGCAAGAACGGTGTGGAGGGAACAGGCGACAAAGGCAGACAGTGCCACAATATATCCATCGGAGACGAG GTGACTTTCAAGATTTCCATTGAATCCCAGAAGTGTCCAGCACTTGGAAAGAGTGAGACCATAAAAATTAAACCTCTGGGCTTcacagaggaggtggaggtcgTTCTGAACTTCATCTGTGACTGTGACTGCGCCAAAGAGGGAGAGCCCCAAAGTGAGCAGTGCCACGAGGGCAACGGGACCTTCGAGTGTGGAGCCTGCAA GTGCAACGAGGGACGTATCGGGCGTCTCTGCGAGTGCAGCAAAGACGAAGTGAGGACCGAGGACCTGGACGCCAACTGCAGAAAAGACAACGGTACGGATATCTGCAGCAACAACGGAGACTGCGTCTGCGGTACGTGTGAATGCAAGAAGCGGGACAACCCAGCGGAGATCTACAGCGGAAAATACTGTGAATGTGACAACTTCAACTGTGACCGCTCCAACAACAAGCTGTGTGGAG GACATGGACGCTGTGATTGCAGAAAGTGCATCTGTGACGCCAACTACACGGGCAGTGCCTGCGACTGCTCCCTGGAGACCTCCACCTGCCTCGCCAAGAACGGGCAGATCTGTAACGGCCGCGGCAATTGTGAATGTGGAGTCTGCAAATGCAGTAACCCCAAATTCCAGGGTCCGACCTGCGAGATCTGTCCCACCTGCCCCGGTGTATGCGCAGAGCACAA GGATTGTGTGCAGTGCAGAGCGTTTGTGGATGGCGACAAGAAGGAGACGTGTAAGCGGGACTGCAGCTACTTCGACCTGTTTAAGGTGAAGGATCGCAGCAATCTGCCACAGCCCACAGACCAGAGCTTCCCACTGACTCACTGCAAAGAGCGAGACGCCAACGACTGCTGGTTCTACTACACCTACGCCATCAGGAACGACACCAAGGAGGTCTATGTGGTGGAAGAACTGG AGTGCCCGGCAGGACCTGACATCATCCCCATCGTGGCCGGTGTCGTCGCTGGCATCGTGCTGATCGGCCTCGCTCTGCTGCTCATCTGGAAGCTGCTCATGATCATCCACGACCGCCGAGAGTTCGCCAAGTTTGAGAAGGAGAAGATGAACGCCAAGTGGGACACG GGGGAGAATCCGATCTACAAAAGTGCCGTGACCACCGTCGTCAACCCAAAGTACGAGGGCAAATGA
- the LOC109989891 gene encoding integrin beta-1 isoform X1 has protein sequence MDFRLLLVATLSAVLDGSWAQQEGSICIKANAQSCGECIQVAETCGWCTDEKFLTTGESKSARCDDLESLKKRNCAVTKIENPRGSININKNKPVTNRNKDVTEKLKPEQITQIQPQKLTLTLRSGEAQTFDLKFKRAEDYPIDLYYLMDLSFSMKDDLENVKNLGTDLMREMQEITSDFRIGFGSFVEKTVMPYISTTPARLINPCTGNQNCTSPFSYKNVLKLTDKGDEFNRLVSQQQISGNLDSPEGGFDALMQVAVCEEQIGWRNVTRLLVFSTDAGFHFAGDGKLGGIVLPNDGRCHLENNIYTMSHYYDYPSIAHLVQKLSDHNIQTIFAVTEEFQPVYKELKNLIPKSAVGTLSSNSSNVIKLIIDAYNSLSSEVILENGRLPEGVSITYKSICKNGVEGTGDKGRQCHNISIGDEVTFKISIESQKCPALGKSETIKIKPLGFTEEVEVVLNFICDCDCAKEGEPQSEQCHEGNGTFECGACKCNEGRIGRLCECSKDEVRTEDLDANCRKDNGTDICSNNGDCVCGTCECKKRDNPAEIYSGKYCECDNFNCDRSNNKLCGGHGRCDCRKCICDANYTGSACDCSLETSTCLAKNGQICNGRGNCECGVCKCSNPKFQGPTCEICPTCPGVCAEHKDCVQCRAFVDGDKKETCKRDCSYFDLFKVKDRSNLPQPTDQSFPLTHCKERDANDCWFYYTYAIRNDTKEVYVVEELECPAGPDIIPIVAGVVAGIVLIGLALLLIWKLLMIIHDRREFAKFEKEKMNAKWDTQGNPIYKSPINQFQNPSYGDKDAAL, from the exons AAATTCCTCACCACCGGTGAGTCCAAGTCGGCTCGCTGTGACGATCTGGAGTCCCTAAAGAAGAGAAACTGCGCCGTGACCAAAATTGAGAACCCGCGTGGAAgcatcaacatcaacaaaaacaaacccgtCACCAACCGCAACAAGGACGTGACAGAGAAACTGAAGCCTGAGCAGATCACTCAGATCCAGCCGCAGAAACTCACCCTGACACTCAGATCTG GTGAGGCGCAGACTTTTGACCTGAAGTTCAAGCGAGCTGAGGATTACCCCATCGACCTGTACTACCTTATGGacctctccttctccatgaaAGATGATTTGGAAAACGTGAAGAACCTCGGCACTGACCTCATGAGGGAGATGCAGGAGATCACCTCCGATTTCAGGATTG GTTTCGGCTCATTTGTGGAAAAGACCGTCATGCCCTACATCAGCACCACGCCTGCCAGGCTCATCAACCCCTGCACGGGGAACCAGAACTGCACCAGCCCATTCAGCTACAAGAACGTCCTGAAGCTGACGGACAAAGGGGACGAGTTTAACCGTTTGGTCAGTCAGCAGCAGATCTCAGGAAACCTGGACTCTCCAGAGGGGGGCTTCGACGCCCTCATGCAGGTGGCAGTCTGTGAG GAACAAATCGGCTGGAGGAATGTGACTCGTCTGCTGGTGTTCTCCACCGATGCTGGTTTCCACTTTGCTGGTGACGGCAAACTGGGCGGCATCGTCCTGCCAAACGATGGGAGGTGTCACCTGGAGAACAACATCTACACCATGAGCCACTACTAT GACTACCCCTCCATCGCCCATCTGGTTCAGAAACTGAGTGACCACAACATCCAGACCATCTTTGCTGTCACAGAGGAATTCCAGCCTGTTTACAAG GAGTTGAAAAATCTTATTCCAAAATCAGCTGTGGGAACGCTGTCGTCCAACTCCAGCAACGTCATCAAACTCATTATTGATGCTTACAAT TCTTTGTCGTCGGAGGTCATTCTGGAAAACGGCCGGCTGCCTGAGGGAGTTTCCATCACCTACAAGTCAATCTGCAAGAACGGTGTGGAGGGAACAGGCGACAAAGGCAGACAGTGCCACAATATATCCATCGGAGACGAG GTGACTTTCAAGATTTCCATTGAATCCCAGAAGTGTCCAGCACTTGGAAAGAGTGAGACCATAAAAATTAAACCTCTGGGCTTcacagaggaggtggaggtcgTTCTGAACTTCATCTGTGACTGTGACTGCGCCAAAGAGGGAGAGCCCCAAAGTGAGCAGTGCCACGAGGGCAACGGGACCTTCGAGTGTGGAGCCTGCAA GTGCAACGAGGGACGTATCGGGCGTCTCTGCGAGTGCAGCAAAGACGAAGTGAGGACCGAGGACCTGGACGCCAACTGCAGAAAAGACAACGGTACGGATATCTGCAGCAACAACGGAGACTGCGTCTGCGGTACGTGTGAATGCAAGAAGCGGGACAACCCAGCGGAGATCTACAGCGGAAAATACTGTGAATGTGACAACTTCAACTGTGACCGCTCCAACAACAAGCTGTGTGGAG GACATGGACGCTGTGATTGCAGAAAGTGCATCTGTGACGCCAACTACACGGGCAGTGCCTGCGACTGCTCCCTGGAGACCTCCACCTGCCTCGCCAAGAACGGGCAGATCTGTAACGGCCGCGGCAATTGTGAATGTGGAGTCTGCAAATGCAGTAACCCCAAATTCCAGGGTCCGACCTGCGAGATCTGTCCCACCTGCCCCGGTGTATGCGCAGAGCACAA GGATTGTGTGCAGTGCAGAGCGTTTGTGGATGGCGACAAGAAGGAGACGTGTAAGCGGGACTGCAGCTACTTCGACCTGTTTAAGGTGAAGGATCGCAGCAATCTGCCACAGCCCACAGACCAGAGCTTCCCACTGACTCACTGCAAAGAGCGAGACGCCAACGACTGCTGGTTCTACTACACCTACGCCATCAGGAACGACACCAAGGAGGTCTATGTGGTGGAAGAACTGG AGTGCCCGGCAGGACCTGACATCATCCCCATCGTGGCCGGTGTCGTCGCTGGCATCGTGCTGATCGGCCTCGCTCTGCTGCTCATCTGGAAGCTGCTCATGATCATCCACGACCGCCGAGAGTTCGCCAAGTTTGAGAAGGAGAAGATGAACGCCAAGTGGGACACG CAAGGGAACCCCATTTACAAGAGTCCTATAAACCAGTTCCAGAATCCCAGCTACGGGGATAAAGACGCTGCTCTTTAG